In Methanothermobacter sp. K4, one genomic interval encodes:
- the lonB gene encoding ATP-dependent protease LonB, giving the protein MKTTIKNFRIEESVSYEGTDNKKESERSLSYETSKDIDVPERLIDQIIGQEEAVETIKKAAEQRRNVLLIGEPGVGKSMLAKAMAELLPREKLQDILVYPNIEDPNNPLIGTVPAGEGRKIVMNHKNRARAQDEKKNLFMMLIISFILVLGFMVNQFLAAIIAAGIVFLALQQFRPRTTVMVPKLLVNNEGRQVAPFVDATGAHAGALLGDVRHDPYQSGGLGTPAHERVEAGMIHRANKGVLYIDEIGTMKMKTQQELLTAMQEKKYSITGQSETSSGAMVRSQAVPCDFVLVASGNLQVLEGMHPALRSRIRGYGYEVFMKDTMPDTPENRDKLVQFVAQEVEKDGRIPHFSREAIEEIIREAQRRAGKKDSLTLKLRELGGLVRAAGDIAKSRGAELVETRDVMEAKKLSRTLEQQIADRYIVQKKKYSVFKSEGGEVGRVNGLAIIGDRSGIILPIAAEAAPAQSKEEGRIIATGKLGEIAREAVQNVSALIKKYTGTDISNYDIHIQFLQAYDGVEGDSASVSVATAVISALEEIPVDQSVALTGSLSIRGDVLPVGGVTGKIEAAAEAGIKKVLIPASNMGDVMIEKRYEDKVEIIPVETLGDVLEHALIGKGKESLLERMQKISDIVSSIIKKPAMH; this is encoded by the coding sequence ATGAAAACCACCATTAAAAACTTCAGAATTGAAGAATCTGTTTCATATGAAGGTACTGATAATAAAAAGGAATCAGAAAGGAGCCTTTCATATGAAACCTCAAAGGACATAGATGTCCCTGAAAGACTCATAGATCAGATCATAGGTCAGGAAGAGGCAGTTGAGACCATAAAAAAGGCTGCAGAACAGAGACGTAACGTATTACTGATAGGTGAACCTGGGGTCGGCAAATCAATGCTGGCCAAGGCCATGGCTGAACTCCTGCCCCGGGAGAAACTCCAGGACATACTGGTCTACCCCAACATAGAAGACCCAAACAACCCCCTCATAGGTACTGTACCAGCAGGGGAGGGCAGGAAAATCGTCATGAACCACAAGAACAGGGCAAGGGCACAGGATGAGAAGAAGAACCTCTTCATGATGCTCATAATATCATTCATCCTGGTCCTCGGGTTCATGGTTAACCAGTTCCTTGCGGCCATAATAGCGGCGGGTATAGTCTTTCTGGCCCTTCAGCAGTTCAGACCAAGGACCACGGTCATGGTGCCCAAGCTCCTGGTCAACAATGAGGGAAGGCAGGTTGCACCATTCGTGGATGCAACCGGCGCCCATGCAGGTGCACTCCTGGGGGATGTGAGGCACGACCCATACCAGTCAGGAGGCCTCGGCACGCCTGCACATGAGAGGGTCGAGGCCGGGATGATACACAGGGCCAACAAGGGAGTCCTCTACATAGACGAGATAGGGACGATGAAGATGAAGACCCAGCAGGAACTCCTAACAGCAATGCAGGAGAAGAAGTACTCAATTACGGGTCAGAGCGAGACGAGCAGCGGTGCAATGGTGCGTTCACAGGCCGTACCATGTGACTTTGTTCTGGTGGCATCAGGTAACCTTCAGGTGCTTGAGGGCATGCACCCGGCCCTCCGTTCAAGGATAAGGGGATACGGTTATGAGGTTTTCATGAAGGACACAATGCCTGATACACCTGAAAACAGGGACAAACTTGTCCAGTTCGTTGCACAGGAAGTTGAAAAGGATGGAAGGATCCCCCACTTCAGCAGGGAGGCCATAGAGGAAATCATAAGGGAGGCCCAGAGGAGGGCCGGTAAGAAGGATTCACTCACACTCAAACTCCGTGAACTCGGCGGTCTTGTGAGGGCTGCAGGGGACATTGCCAAGAGCCGTGGCGCTGAGCTTGTTGAGACAAGGGATGTTATGGAGGCAAAGAAACTTTCAAGGACCCTAGAGCAGCAGATAGCAGACCGATACATTGTACAGAAGAAGAAGTACAGTGTCTTCAAATCAGAGGGTGGCGAGGTTGGACGTGTCAATGGACTTGCAATAATCGGTGACAGGAGCGGTATCATCCTCCCGATAGCTGCAGAGGCAGCCCCCGCCCAGAGTAAGGAGGAGGGCAGGATAATAGCAACAGGTAAACTGGGTGAGATCGCCCGTGAAGCGGTTCAGAACGTAAGTGCCCTCATCAAGAAATACACAGGTACAGACATATCAAACTATGACATACACATCCAGTTCCTCCAGGCATACGATGGAGTGGAGGGTGACAGTGCAAGCGTCTCAGTGGCAACAGCCGTCATATCAGCCCTCGAGGAAATACCCGTGGATCAGTCAGTGGCCCTAACAGGCTCACTTAGCATACGTGGAGATGTGCTCCCAGTGGGTGGGGTTACAGGGAAGATAGAGGCAGCTGCAGAGGCAGGGATAAAGAAGGTACTCATACCAGCCTCCAACATGGGGGACGTCATGATTGAGAAGAGATATGAGGATAAGGTTGAGATAATACCCGTTGAGACCCTCGGTGACGTCCTGGAACACGCCCTCATTGGTAAGGGCAAGGAGAGCCTCCTTGAGAGGATGCAGAAGATAAGCGATATAGTATCCTCAATCATAAAAAAACCAGCCATGCACTGA
- a CDS encoding PAS domain S-box protein: MSGVSPESPLLSDEDLKSVFETVIHNSPDGVITVDSEGIIVFSNPAADGMFGYTSLEGKRVDLIVPESLRDDLNAKMREYRMEGEHELAGRVFETVSLRSDGTEFPVEMSLNPARTPGGLFLTSIIRDISERRRMEDEVHRREEQFRDLFENANDMIQAVDPDGRFVYVNRAWMETLGYTEDEIENLTIFDVIHPDKRDECHEIFRRVMSGESIPLVETAFITRDGEKIFVEGNVNVRMRDGEVEYSRAIFRDVTERVRFQRELERLASIVESSGDAIVSYDLDGTIIDWNRGAERIYGYSADEVRGESVSILMDEEEFERLRNLISEVRSGKLVSNFEARRLRKDGEEIWVSISLSPLRDVNGEVIGVSTIARDITEMKRIQEALRASEEKYRKIVEKFIQNALALISEINR; this comes from the coding sequence ATGTCCGGTGTTTCTCCTGAAAGCCCTTTACTGTCTGATGAGGACCTTAAATCAGTATTTGAGACAGTTATACATAACAGCCCCGATGGGGTGATCACAGTTGACTCTGAGGGCATTATCGTATTCTCAAATCCTGCAGCAGATGGGATGTTTGGATACACGTCCCTTGAGGGTAAAAGGGTTGATTTAATTGTCCCGGAATCCCTTAGGGATGACCTCAATGCCAAGATGAGGGAATACCGGATGGAAGGAGAGCACGAACTTGCAGGAAGGGTTTTTGAAACTGTCTCCCTGCGATCAGATGGGACTGAGTTTCCTGTTGAAATGAGCCTGAACCCCGCCCGGACCCCGGGGGGCCTTTTTCTGACCTCAATAATCAGGGATATATCAGAGAGGAGGAGAATGGAGGATGAGGTTCACAGAAGGGAGGAGCAGTTCAGGGACCTCTTTGAGAATGCCAATGACATGATACAGGCGGTTGACCCTGATGGCAGATTCGTATATGTGAACAGGGCCTGGATGGAGACCCTGGGTTACACTGAGGACGAAATTGAGAATCTAACCATATTTGATGTGATACACCCTGACAAGCGGGATGAGTGCCACGAGATCTTCAGGCGTGTGATGAGTGGGGAGAGCATTCCCCTTGTTGAAACTGCGTTCATAACAAGGGATGGTGAGAAGATCTTTGTGGAGGGAAACGTCAACGTTCGCATGAGGGATGGTGAGGTTGAATACAGCAGGGCCATCTTCAGGGATGTGACAGAGAGGGTGAGATTCCAGCGTGAACTTGAAAGATTGGCGTCCATCGTGGAGTCCTCAGGGGATGCCATCGTAAGTTATGACCTTGATGGGACCATAATTGACTGGAACAGGGGCGCTGAGAGGATATATGGTTACAGTGCAGATGAGGTCAGGGGAGAGAGTGTCTCGATCCTCATGGATGAGGAAGAATTTGAAAGGCTCAGGAACCTAATATCTGAGGTGAGATCAGGTAAACTTGTTTCAAATTTTGAGGCCAGGAGGTTGAGGAAGGATGGGGAGGAGATATGGGTTTCCATTTCACTCTCACCACTCAGGGATGTTAATGGTGAGGTTATAGGTGTATCCACCATTGCAAGGGATATAACTGAGATGAAGAGGATACAGGAGGCCCTCAGGGCAAGTGAGGAGAAATACCGTAAAATCGTTGAGAAATTTATCCAGAATGCACTTGCCCTGATATCCGAGATAAACCGCTGA
- a CDS encoding ribose-phosphate diphosphokinase, whose protein sequence is MIIGCSASQKLAASVADLLDDRLCPVETRKFPDGERYIRVKGEVDGEVTVVQSTGSPQDENLMELLFMMENLKDLGADYVRAVIPYFGYGRQERRFKSGEAVSARIVARLLEAAGADEIITVNLHENCLSEFFTVPVTELSAMPLIARHISFLDDPVIIAPDKGAMGHAREVSSILGCECDYMEKVRLSPETVETRVRDLDVEGMDAVVVDDIISTGGTIVNAAGILRNCGASSITVCCVHPVLVEDALLKIFSAGVERVIATDTLKSEVSEISVAPLIAEAIK, encoded by the coding sequence ATGATAATAGGTTGTTCAGCATCACAGAAACTGGCTGCAAGCGTTGCAGATTTGCTTGATGATAGACTGTGTCCAGTTGAAACCCGTAAATTCCCTGACGGGGAGCGTTACATCCGTGTTAAGGGTGAGGTTGATGGTGAGGTCACCGTTGTCCAGTCAACAGGTTCCCCGCAGGATGAGAACCTCATGGAGCTTCTCTTCATGATGGAGAACCTCAAGGATCTTGGGGCGGATTATGTAAGGGCTGTGATACCCTACTTCGGTTATGGGAGGCAGGAGCGGCGCTTCAAGAGTGGAGAGGCTGTGTCAGCCAGGATAGTTGCCCGCCTTCTCGAGGCCGCTGGTGCGGATGAGATCATAACTGTGAACCTACATGAGAACTGCCTCAGCGAGTTCTTCACTGTACCCGTAACTGAACTCTCTGCCATGCCCCTCATAGCCCGGCACATTTCATTCCTGGATGATCCTGTGATCATAGCACCCGATAAGGGCGCCATGGGCCATGCCAGGGAGGTCAGCAGCATACTTGGATGTGAATGCGATTACATGGAGAAGGTGAGGCTTTCCCCTGAAACCGTTGAGACCCGGGTGCGGGACCTGGATGTTGAGGGAATGGACGCCGTGGTGGTGGATGACATCATAAGTACCGGGGGTACGATTGTCAATGCCGCGGGAATTTTAAGAAACTGCGGGGCCTCAAGCATAACCGTGTGCTGTGTCCACCCTGTCCTAGTGGAGGACGCTCTGCTCAAGATATTCTCTGCCGGTGTTGAGCGGGTGATTGCGACAGACACCCTGAAATCCGAGGTAAGTGAGATCTCAGTGGCTCCTCTGATTGCAGAGGCCATAAAATAA